A stretch of the Malus domestica chromosome 08, GDT2T_hap1 genome encodes the following:
- the LOC103410967 gene encoding tubulin alpha-4 chain isoform X2: MRECISIHIGQAGIQVGNACWELYCLEHGIGPDGQMPSDKTVGRGDDAFNTFFSETGAGKHVPRAIFVDLEPTVIDEVRTGTYRQLFHPEQLISGKEDAANNFARGHYTIGKEIVDLCLDRIRKLADNCTGLQGFLVFNAVGGGTGSGLGSLLLERLSVDYGKKSKLGFTVYPSPQVSTSVVEPYNSVLSTHSLLEHTDVSVLLDNEAIYDICRRSLDIERPTYTNLNRLVSQVISSLTASLRFDGALNVDVTEFQTNLVPYPRIHFMLSSYAPVISAEKAYHEQLSVAEITNSAFEPASMMAKCDPRHGKYMACCLMYRGDVVPKDVNAAVATIKTKRTIQFVDWCPTGFKCGINYQPPTVVPGGDLAKVQRAVCMISNSTSVAEVKESSQRLGRILLLWRRIMRRLVPSLPREMTVTRVMTTDPQPPWFYLFSYLLCFLWMLWRLIGVSGWCSYASS, translated from the exons ATGAGAGAGTGCATTTCTATCCACATCGGGCAAGCCGGAATCCAAGTCGGCAACGCCTGCTGGGAGCTCTACTGCCTCGAGCACGGCATTGGCCCCGATGGCCAGATGCCCAGCGACAAGACCGTCGGCCGCGGCGATGACGCCTTCAACACCTTCTTCTCCGAGACCGGTGCTGGAAAGCATGTCCCCCGCGCGATCTTCGTCGATCTGGAGCCCACCGTCATCGACGAGGTCCGCACCGGCACCTACCGCCAGCTCTTCCACCCTGAGCAGCTCATTTCCGGCAAGGAAGACGCTGCCAACAACTTCGCCCGTGGTCACTACACCATCGGCAAAGAGATCGTGGATCTCTGCCTGGACCGCATCAGGAAGCTCGCTGACAACTGCACTGGGCTTCAAGGGTTCTTGGTCTTCAATGCCGTCGGTGGCGGTACCGGATCGGGTCTCGGATCATTGCTTCTGGAGCGGCTTTCGGTTGATTACGGAAAGAAATCCAAGCTGGGATTCACTGTGTACCCTTCTCCTCAGGTTTCTACATCTGTTGTGGAGCCTTACAACAGTGTTCTCTCCACCCATTCTCTGCTGGAGCACACCGACGTGTCTGTGTTGCTCGACAATGAGGCCATCTACGACATCTGCCGCAGGTCCCTCGACATCGAGCGTCCCACCTACACCAATCTGAATCGCCTCGTCTCTCAG GTCATTTCTTCGTTGACAGCGTCGTTGAGGTTCGACGGAGCTCTGAATGTGGATGTGACCGAGTTCCAGACTAACCTGGTTCCATACCCCAGGATCCATTTTATGCTTTCCTCGTATGCTCCTGTGATCTCCGCTGAGAAGGCGTACCACGAGCAGCTCTCGGTGGCTGAGATCACCAACAGTGCGTTTGAGCCTGCTTCCATGATGGCCAAGTGCGATCCCCGCCATGGCAAGTACATGGCCTGCTGCTTGATGTACCGTGGTGATGTCGTTCCCAAGGATGTGAATGCCGCTGTGGCCACCATCAAGACCAAGAGGACAATCCAGTTTGTGGATTGGTGCCCTACCGGGTTCAAGTGCGGTATCAATTACCAGCCACCAACTGTTGTTCCCGGCGGTGACCTTGCCAAGGTGCAGAGGGCTGTTTGCATGATCTCCAACTCCACCAGTGTTGCTGAGGT GAAGGAGAGTTCTCAGAGGCTCGGGAGGATCTTGCTGCTCTGGAGAAGGATTATGAGGAGGTTGGTGCCGAGTCTGCCGAGGGAGATGACGGTGACGAGGGTGATGACTACTGATCCTCAACCTCCatggttttatttgttttcgtATTTGCTATGTTTTCTTTGGATGTTATGGCGACTGATCGGTGTTTCTGGGTGGTGTAGCTATGCATCTTCATAG
- the LOC103410967 gene encoding tubulin alpha chain isoform X1 produces the protein MRECISIHIGQAGIQVGNACWELYCLEHGIGPDGQMPSDKTVGRGDDAFNTFFSETGAGKHVPRAIFVDLEPTVIDEVRTGTYRQLFHPEQLISGKEDAANNFARGHYTIGKEIVDLCLDRIRKLADNCTGLQGFLVFNAVGGGTGSGLGSLLLERLSVDYGKKSKLGFTVYPSPQVSTSVVEPYNSVLSTHSLLEHTDVSVLLDNEAIYDICRRSLDIERPTYTNLNRLVSQVISSLTASLRFDGALNVDVTEFQTNLVPYPRIHFMLSSYAPVISAEKAYHEQLSVAEITNSAFEPASMMAKCDPRHGKYMACCLMYRGDVVPKDVNAAVATIKTKRTIQFVDWCPTGFKCGINYQPPTVVPGGDLAKVQRAVCMISNSTSVAEVFSRIDHKFDLMYAKRAFVHWYVGEGMEEGEFSEAREDLAALEKDYEEVGAESAEGDDGDEGDDY, from the exons ATGAGAGAGTGCATTTCTATCCACATCGGGCAAGCCGGAATCCAAGTCGGCAACGCCTGCTGGGAGCTCTACTGCCTCGAGCACGGCATTGGCCCCGATGGCCAGATGCCCAGCGACAAGACCGTCGGCCGCGGCGATGACGCCTTCAACACCTTCTTCTCCGAGACCGGTGCTGGAAAGCATGTCCCCCGCGCGATCTTCGTCGATCTGGAGCCCACCGTCATCGACGAGGTCCGCACCGGCACCTACCGCCAGCTCTTCCACCCTGAGCAGCTCATTTCCGGCAAGGAAGACGCTGCCAACAACTTCGCCCGTGGTCACTACACCATCGGCAAAGAGATCGTGGATCTCTGCCTGGACCGCATCAGGAAGCTCGCTGACAACTGCACTGGGCTTCAAGGGTTCTTGGTCTTCAATGCCGTCGGTGGCGGTACCGGATCGGGTCTCGGATCATTGCTTCTGGAGCGGCTTTCGGTTGATTACGGAAAGAAATCCAAGCTGGGATTCACTGTGTACCCTTCTCCTCAGGTTTCTACATCTGTTGTGGAGCCTTACAACAGTGTTCTCTCCACCCATTCTCTGCTGGAGCACACCGACGTGTCTGTGTTGCTCGACAATGAGGCCATCTACGACATCTGCCGCAGGTCCCTCGACATCGAGCGTCCCACCTACACCAATCTGAATCGCCTCGTCTCTCAG GTCATTTCTTCGTTGACAGCGTCGTTGAGGTTCGACGGAGCTCTGAATGTGGATGTGACCGAGTTCCAGACTAACCTGGTTCCATACCCCAGGATCCATTTTATGCTTTCCTCGTATGCTCCTGTGATCTCCGCTGAGAAGGCGTACCACGAGCAGCTCTCGGTGGCTGAGATCACCAACAGTGCGTTTGAGCCTGCTTCCATGATGGCCAAGTGCGATCCCCGCCATGGCAAGTACATGGCCTGCTGCTTGATGTACCGTGGTGATGTCGTTCCCAAGGATGTGAATGCCGCTGTGGCCACCATCAAGACCAAGAGGACAATCCAGTTTGTGGATTGGTGCCCTACCGGGTTCAAGTGCGGTATCAATTACCAGCCACCAACTGTTGTTCCCGGCGGTGACCTTGCCAAGGTGCAGAGGGCTGTTTGCATGATCTCCAACTCCACCAGTGTTGCTGAGGTGTTCTCTCGCATTGATCACAAGTTTGATTTGATGTACGCCAAGCGGGCTTTCGTGCATTGGTACGTGGGTGAGGGCATGGAGGAAGGAGAGTTCTCAGAGGCTCGGGAGGATCTTGCTGCTCTGGAGAAGGATTATGAGGAGGTTGGTGCCGAGTCTGCCGAGGGAGATGACGGTGACGAGGGTGATGACTACTGA
- the LOC103410975 gene encoding xylulose kinase 2-like isoform X1, with product MADYSLPKDSYFLGFDSSTQSLKATVLDSNLNVVTTELVQFDSDLPHYKTKDGVYRDPSVNGRIVSPTLMWVEALDLVLRKLSSSNLDFGKIAAISGSGQQHGSVYWKKGSSSLLSSLEPKKPLVDQFKGAFSVNESPIWMDSSTTAQCRELEKAAGGALELSQLTGSRSYERFTGPQIKKIFETHPEAYKNTERISLVSSFMASLLIGKYACIDESDGAGMNLMDIKKRAWSNKLLEATAPGLEEKLGKIAPAHSVAGHIAPYFLDRFRFNKNCLVILWTGDNLNSVAGLTVSTPGDLVISLGTSDTLNWITDDLQPSLEGNVFPNPVDTKGYMVMLVYKNGSLTREDIRNRYMESSWDRFTQALSNTLPLNGGKLGFYYNEHEILPPLPVGFHRYVLENFNGESLEGVNEREVEKEFDGASEVRAVTEGQFVSMRGHAERVGMPSPKRLIATGGASVNRAILGVAACVFGCEVYTVQRPDSASLGAALRAAHGWLCNNNGSFVPFKCLYEHKSENASLKSKLAAIPDIHLVPKYGLMAKKRLEIENRLVEKVGRL from the exons ATGGCAGATTACTCTCTCCCCAAGGATTCCTATTTTCTTGGGTTTGACAGTTCCACTCA GTCTCTGAAGGCAACTGTGCTAGACTCCAATCTCAACGTTGTTACTACAGAGCTTGTCCAATTTGACTCTGATTTGCCCCATTACAAAACCAAAGACGGAGTCTACCGGGACCCTTCGGTTAATGGTAGAATTGTTTCACCCACCTTGATGTGGGTGGAAGCTCTAGATCTTGTGCTTAGAAAGCTTTCCAGCTCAAATTTGGATTTTGGGAAAATTGCTGCTATTTCCGGCAGTGGGCAGCAACATGGCAGTGTCTATTGGAAGAAAGGAAGTTCTTCGCTATTGTCATCGTTGGAACCCAAGAAGCCATTGGTGGATCAGTTTAAAGGAGCATTTTCAGTTAATGAATCGCCAATATGGATGGACAGCAGCACCACAGCACAGTGTAGAGAGTTAGAGAAGGCTGCTGGTGGAGCATTGGAGTTATCCCAACTTACGGGTTCACGCAGTTATGAAAGATTCACAGGCCCACAGATTAAGAAGATATTCGAGACACATCCTGAAGCTTACAAAAACACTGAGAGGATCTCCCTGGTTAGTTCGTTTATGGCATCTCTTCTGATAGGGAAATATGCTTGTATTGATGAGTCCGACGGTGCAGGGATGAACTTGATGGATATAAAGAAAAGGGCCTGGTCTAATAAACTTTTAGAG GCCACTGCCCCTGGTCTGGAGGAAAAACTTGGAAAGATAGCTCCTGCCCATTCTGTTGCTGGCCACATTGCTCCCTATTTTCTGGACAG ATTTCGCTTCAACAAGAATTGTTTGGTTATTCTGTGGACAGGAGACAACCTCAACAGTGTGGCAG GTTTGACCGTAAGTACCCCAGGGGATCTAGTAATCAGTCTTGGTACAAGTGACACC CTGAATTGGATTACTGATGATCTTCAACCTAGCTTGGAAGGAAATGTTTTCCCAAACCCTGTTGACACAAAGGGGTACATGGTAATGCTGGTTTACAAGAACGGGTCACTAACTCGTGAAG ATATTCGCAACCGCTACATGGAAAGCAGTTGGGACAGGTTCACTCAAGCGCTTTCAAATACATTACCTCTAAATG GTGGGAAGCTGGGTTTCTACTACAATGAGCATGAAATTCTTCCCCCACTTCCAG TTGGTTTCCATCGCTACGTTCTTGAAAATTTCAATGGCGAGAGTCTGGAGGGCGTGAATGAACGTGAAGTAGAGAAGGAATTCGACGGTGCTTCTGAG GTTCGGGCTGTAACAGAGGGCCAGTTTGTGTCAATGCGAGGTCATGCAGAGAGAGTTGGAATGCCTTCTCCAAAACGATTAATAGCCACCGGGGGTGCGTCTGTAAATCGCGCCATCCTGGGCGTCGCAGCTTGTGTTTTTGGGTGCGAGGTTTACACAGTTCAAAGGCCGG ATTCGGCTTCTCTAGGAGCTGCCCTAAGGGCTGCACATGGTTGGCTATGCAACAACAATGGCAGTTTTGTGCCCTTCAAATGCCTGTATGAGCACAAGTCGGAGAACGCGTCCCTTAAGAGCAAACTCGCAGCGATTCCCGACATTCATCTAGTTCCGAAGTACGGGTTGATGGCGAAGAAGAGACTCGAAATAGAGAACCGCCTAGTTGAAAAAGTAGGACGTCTCTAA
- the LOC103410975 gene encoding xylulose kinase 2-like isoform X2: MADYSLPKDSYFLGFDSSTQSLKATVLDSNLNVVTTELVQFDSDLPHYKTKDGVYRDPSVNGRIVSPTLMWVEALDLVLRKLSSSNLDFGKIAAISGSGQQHGSVYWKKGSSSLLSSLEPKKPLVDQFKGAFSVNESPIWMDSSTTAQCRELEKAAGGALELSQLTGSRSYERFTGPQIKKIFETHPEAYKNTERISLVSSFMASLLIGKYACIDESDGAGMNLMDIKKRAWSNKLLEATAPGLEEKLGKIAPAHSVAGHIAPYFLDRFRFNKNCLVILWTGDNLNSVAGLTVSTPGDLVISLGTSDTLNWITDDLQPSLEGNVFPNPVDTKGYMVMLVYKNGSLTREDIRNRYMESSWDRFTQALSNTLPLNGGKLGFYYNEHEILPPLPVGFHRYVLENFNGESLEGVNEREVEKEFDGASEVRAVTEGQFVSMRGHAERVGMPSPKRLIATGGASVNRAILGVAACVFGCEVYTVQRPGAALRAAHGWLCNNNGSFVPFKCLYEHKSENASLKSKLAAIPDIHLVPKYGLMAKKRLEIENRLVEKVGRL, translated from the exons ATGGCAGATTACTCTCTCCCCAAGGATTCCTATTTTCTTGGGTTTGACAGTTCCACTCA GTCTCTGAAGGCAACTGTGCTAGACTCCAATCTCAACGTTGTTACTACAGAGCTTGTCCAATTTGACTCTGATTTGCCCCATTACAAAACCAAAGACGGAGTCTACCGGGACCCTTCGGTTAATGGTAGAATTGTTTCACCCACCTTGATGTGGGTGGAAGCTCTAGATCTTGTGCTTAGAAAGCTTTCCAGCTCAAATTTGGATTTTGGGAAAATTGCTGCTATTTCCGGCAGTGGGCAGCAACATGGCAGTGTCTATTGGAAGAAAGGAAGTTCTTCGCTATTGTCATCGTTGGAACCCAAGAAGCCATTGGTGGATCAGTTTAAAGGAGCATTTTCAGTTAATGAATCGCCAATATGGATGGACAGCAGCACCACAGCACAGTGTAGAGAGTTAGAGAAGGCTGCTGGTGGAGCATTGGAGTTATCCCAACTTACGGGTTCACGCAGTTATGAAAGATTCACAGGCCCACAGATTAAGAAGATATTCGAGACACATCCTGAAGCTTACAAAAACACTGAGAGGATCTCCCTGGTTAGTTCGTTTATGGCATCTCTTCTGATAGGGAAATATGCTTGTATTGATGAGTCCGACGGTGCAGGGATGAACTTGATGGATATAAAGAAAAGGGCCTGGTCTAATAAACTTTTAGAG GCCACTGCCCCTGGTCTGGAGGAAAAACTTGGAAAGATAGCTCCTGCCCATTCTGTTGCTGGCCACATTGCTCCCTATTTTCTGGACAG ATTTCGCTTCAACAAGAATTGTTTGGTTATTCTGTGGACAGGAGACAACCTCAACAGTGTGGCAG GTTTGACCGTAAGTACCCCAGGGGATCTAGTAATCAGTCTTGGTACAAGTGACACC CTGAATTGGATTACTGATGATCTTCAACCTAGCTTGGAAGGAAATGTTTTCCCAAACCCTGTTGACACAAAGGGGTACATGGTAATGCTGGTTTACAAGAACGGGTCACTAACTCGTGAAG ATATTCGCAACCGCTACATGGAAAGCAGTTGGGACAGGTTCACTCAAGCGCTTTCAAATACATTACCTCTAAATG GTGGGAAGCTGGGTTTCTACTACAATGAGCATGAAATTCTTCCCCCACTTCCAG TTGGTTTCCATCGCTACGTTCTTGAAAATTTCAATGGCGAGAGTCTGGAGGGCGTGAATGAACGTGAAGTAGAGAAGGAATTCGACGGTGCTTCTGAG GTTCGGGCTGTAACAGAGGGCCAGTTTGTGTCAATGCGAGGTCATGCAGAGAGAGTTGGAATGCCTTCTCCAAAACGATTAATAGCCACCGGGGGTGCGTCTGTAAATCGCGCCATCCTGGGCGTCGCAGCTTGTGTTTTTGGGTGCGAGGTTTACACAGTTCAAAGGCCGG GAGCTGCCCTAAGGGCTGCACATGGTTGGCTATGCAACAACAATGGCAGTTTTGTGCCCTTCAAATGCCTGTATGAGCACAAGTCGGAGAACGCGTCCCTTAAGAGCAAACTCGCAGCGATTCCCGACATTCATCTAGTTCCGAAGTACGGGTTGATGGCGAAGAAGAGACTCGAAATAGAGAACCGCCTAGTTGAAAAAGTAGGACGTCTCTAA
- the LOC114826378 gene encoding probable protein phosphatase 2C 55, whose amino-acid sequence MVCGSVYLPKDNKLGEDAHFICPDKQTIGVADGVGGWAKKGIDAEQQGCVPISTQQHRFNCPYQLGNSISSDLPDSAWEERIQTVPGDIVVLGTDGLLDNMFPSEIEKVLVQGGGGDRDLDLGCGELASSIANLALYNSFDKHSASPFSENAGKAGFEHKGGKIDDITVIVAQVVAL is encoded by the exons ATGGTTTGTGGGTCGGTTTAtcttcccaaagataacaagTTAGGCGAAGACGCTCACTTCATCTGCCCGGATAAGCAGACTATCGGTGTGGCGGACGGCGTCGGCGGTTGGGCCAAGAAAGGCATCGACGCG GAACAACAAGGTTGTGTACCAATCTCCACTCAACAACACAGGTTCAACTGTCCCTATCAGTTGGGGAACAGCATCAGCAGTGACCTGCCTGATTCTGCTTGGGAGGAGCGGATTCAGACAGTCCCCGGAGACATCGTAGTGCTTGGGACTGATGGCTTACTGGACAACATGTTTCCAAGTGAGATTGAGAAGGTTCTTGTacaaggtggtggtggtgatcgtGATCTTGATCTTGGTTGTGGTGAGTTGGCTTCGAGCATCGCCAATCTAGCTCTCTATAACTCGTTCGACAAACACAGCGCTAGCCCTTTTTCAGAAAACGCTGGAAAGGCTGGGTTCGAGCACAAAGGAGGCAAGATCGACGACATTACCGTTATTGTTGCTCAAGTTGTGGCTTTGTAG